A section of the Methanoregula formicica SMSP genome encodes:
- a CDS encoding DGQHR domain-containing protein, with protein sequence MNDTLEKIAHHEISKDFNKLSIVEIIDIYRNYPKIQSKHLEDVWKKISQVSVKIKVMKIVQKGMPLYIGKIEAKDLLLLATSNLWRDETLEGYQREKFRDKTNEIRKYLEGCSISIVPALFASFSEAIVTPISDDIELLELPLKPGSITILDGQQRTGGFEEIYKEIKRLQSRHSMIDRDEQIKKYTELLSFEVPIVFVDTKAIVEKLKRESKGALKIKQSDLEGAFFFIINKTQKPVSSSLKDELAYKTIKAGITGIPIIEKEKWRTEIVPVVNELNKESSPFKGLINLGGILNNGHPVPLFSFVSSLKPLFDNTQFKELSFDQKTTFLVNYWGCIREMFPETFDQQTWKQYLMLRTTSIYAFNYLARDVYSWCLEDGIDPFDVESVKKFIEPLQDFDWDKNTSPFAFLGGGKGVRKAHEVLLKQLSEKGNSRARILIQKE encoded by the coding sequence ATGAATGACACTCTTGAAAAAATTGCTCACCATGAAATTTCAAAAGACTTTAACAAACTCAGTATTGTTGAAATCATAGATATTTACCGGAATTACCCTAAAATTCAATCAAAACATCTCGAAGATGTTTGGAAGAAAATCTCACAGGTATCAGTAAAAATTAAAGTAATGAAAATTGTGCAAAAAGGTATGCCTCTATATATTGGGAAGATCGAGGCAAAAGACCTGTTATTACTCGCTACATCAAATCTCTGGCGAGATGAAACATTGGAAGGTTATCAGAGAGAAAAATTTCGGGATAAAACCAATGAAATTCGTAAATATCTCGAAGGATGTTCGATATCAATAGTGCCGGCACTTTTTGCCAGTTTTAGTGAAGCAATAGTTACCCCAATTAGTGATGATATCGAATTATTGGAGTTGCCATTGAAACCAGGATCAATTACAATTTTGGATGGTCAGCAAAGAACCGGTGGTTTCGAAGAGATTTACAAAGAGATAAAACGCCTTCAATCAAGGCATTCGATGATCGATCGTGATGAACAGATAAAAAAATACACAGAGCTCTTATCATTCGAAGTTCCGATCGTTTTTGTCGATACAAAAGCAATAGTTGAAAAATTGAAAAGAGAATCGAAAGGAGCTTTGAAAATAAAACAATCCGACCTTGAAGGTGCCTTCTTTTTCATTATCAATAAAACCCAAAAACCCGTCAGTTCATCATTAAAAGATGAATTAGCATATAAAACGATAAAGGCCGGAATAACTGGCATACCAATTATCGAAAAAGAAAAATGGCGGACAGAAATTGTTCCCGTTGTGAATGAATTAAATAAAGAGTCATCGCCGTTTAAGGGACTAATCAATCTCGGTGGAATCCTGAACAATGGTCATCCGGTTCCTTTATTCTCCTTTGTATCATCATTAAAACCATTATTCGATAATACCCAGTTCAAAGAATTGAGTTTTGATCAAAAGACGACCTTCTTAGTCAATTATTGGGGATGCATTAGAGAAATGTTTCCTGAAACATTTGATCAACAGACATGGAAACAATACCTGATGCTCCGAACAACCTCGATTTATGCTTTTAATTACCTCGCCAGAGATGTTTATTCCTGGTGTCTTGAGGATGGTATCGATCCATTCGATGTTGAATCTGTAAAAAAATTCATCGAGCCCCTCCAGGATTTTGATTGGGATAAAAATACTTCGCCTTTTGCATTTTTAGGTGGGGGGAAAGGTGTGAGGAAAGCCCATGAAGTATTATTAAAACAACTTAGTGAAAAAGGAAATTCAAGGGCACGAATCTTAATTCAAAAAGAATGA
- a CDS encoding nucleotidyltransferase family protein: MITRQEVMVRLKSLKGELAARYDVREIGIFGSVARGENDPGSDIDLLVEFGSRADLLTYIGLWQYLEDSFGMKIDLVSKGGLRSEMRDAVMQDVVYV, translated from the coding sequence ATGATAACACGACAGGAAGTCATGGTGCGGCTGAAAAGTCTCAAGGGAGAACTTGCGGCCCGCTATGATGTACGGGAGATCGGCATCTTCGGATCCGTTGCACGCGGCGAAAACGATCCCGGCAGTGACATCGATCTCCTTGTCGAATTCGGGTCCCGTGCAGACCTCCTGACCTACATCGGCCTCTGGCAATATCTCGAAGACAGTTTCGGGATGAAGATCGACCTGGTTTCCAAAGGCGGCCTCCGGAGCGAGATGCGCGACGCAGTCATGCAGGATGTCGTGTATGTATGA
- a CDS encoding helix-turn-helix domain-containing protein has translation MSLGESIKLRRDVLGISLRDLADRIGVSHTTVNKYEKNILIPDSECLIRLSDILQIPISSLIRPQNDQIRLNPVAFRSKKLKKREEKQITAKTKEWLARYLQIERLSGSHRTFVMPKGFRRKIASFDEAEKAAKDLRKVWDLGSDPIENLTTLLEDKGIKIGIISGITKFDALFTECDDNPIIVLKKDLPRARQRFSLAHELGHCLLDVEGGLDEEKAMHRFAGAFLVPSEKVIFELGEKRHKLSLKELMLLKEKYGLSMAAWVYRAKDLGIISPALYVEVQKIFSRQGWKKEEPGDTVSGEVPVFMSTLVFKSHAEGLISTSKAAELLNQNISTFCSFEGESDFEQSAMLCG, from the coding sequence ATGAGCCTGGGAGAGAGCATAAAGCTGAGACGTGACGTTCTGGGAATTTCCTTACGGGATCTCGCCGACAGGATCGGGGTCTCTCACACAACAGTGAACAAATATGAAAAAAATATTCTTATCCCGGATTCAGAATGCCTGATACGGTTGAGCGATATCCTGCAGATTCCCATATCCTCCCTGATCCGGCCGCAAAATGATCAGATCCGGTTAAACCCGGTGGCCTTCCGCTCCAAAAAACTGAAAAAACGGGAAGAGAAGCAGATCACTGCCAAGACAAAGGAGTGGCTTGCCCGGTATCTCCAGATCGAGAGATTATCCGGCAGTCATCGCACCTTTGTGATGCCCAAAGGATTCAGGAGAAAAATCGCATCGTTCGATGAAGCAGAGAAAGCTGCAAAGGATCTCCGGAAAGTATGGGATTTGGGGAGCGATCCGATCGAGAACCTGACAACCCTGCTGGAGGACAAGGGAATCAAAATCGGGATCATCAGCGGTATCACGAAATTCGATGCCCTGTTCACCGAATGCGATGATAATCCTATCATCGTCTTAAAAAAGGATTTGCCCCGGGCACGCCAGCGTTTTTCCCTTGCCCATGAACTCGGGCACTGCCTGCTTGACGTTGAAGGCGGGCTCGATGAGGAGAAGGCAATGCACCGGTTTGCCGGCGCCTTTTTAGTCCCCTCAGAAAAAGTGATTTTTGAATTGGGCGAAAAGCGGCATAAGCTCTCTCTTAAGGAACTTATGCTGTTGAAAGAAAAATACGGCCTGTCGATGGCTGCATGGGTCTACCGTGCAAAGGATCTCGGGATAATTTCCCCGGCATTGTATGTCGAAGTCCAGAAAATATTTTCCCGGCAGGGCTGGAAGAAGGAAGAGCCCGGGGATACCGTCAGCGGTGAAGTGCCAGTATTCATGTCGACACTCGTATTCAAATCCCATGCAGAAGGACTCATTTCCACTTCAAAGGCTGCCGAACTCTTAAACCAGAATATCAGCACGTTCTGTTCGTTCGAAGGTGAATCTGATTTTGAGCAATCCGCAATGCTATGTGGTTGA
- a CDS encoding type II toxin-antitoxin system HicB family antitoxin, translating to MRKKYNIVIEPGEDGWYVVTVPALPGCITQGKTVEEAESNAKEAIEAYLESFIRHNKKVPDQDHVSIRKIAVEV from the coding sequence ATGCGGAAAAAATATAATATTGTCATCGAACCCGGTGAAGACGGCTGGTACGTAGTTACCGTCCCGGCGCTGCCCGGCTGCATCACGCAGGGAAAAACGGTCGAGGAAGCGGAGTCGAACGCAAAGGAAGCGATTGAAGCATACCTGGAATCCTTTATCCGGCATAACAAAAAGGTGCCCGACCAGGACCATGTCAGTATCCGAAAAATCGCTGTCGAAGTATGA
- a CDS encoding HepT-like ribonuclease domain-containing protein produces MCKDSSGESFFADEKTMNAVTYNFLIIGEAVKMLPESLTRAYPEIPWRQIAGMRDKLTHVYFSVDYELVWKTITEILPQFRAVIEEIQKS; encoded by the coding sequence ATCTGTAAGGATTCTTCGGGTGAATCCTTCTTTGCCGATGAAAAAACCATGAATGCAGTCACCTACAATTTCCTGATCATCGGCGAAGCCGTCAAGATGCTCCCGGAATCCCTTACCCGTGCATACCCGGAGATCCCATGGCGGCAGATAGCCGGCATGCGGGATAAACTCACACATGTCTACTTCTCCGTTGATTACGAGCTTGTGTGGAAGACTATCACGGAGATCCTCCCGCAGTTCAGAGCGGTCATCGAAGAGATCCAAAAGTCCTGA
- a CDS encoding PIN domain-containing protein, protein MVDTNTIFDLHYGKLLQITFRLPCKFLITNFIIHELRDPPFHALSSMGLLVEKLNSAGVSEIQAMMAKYEGPSYEDISVLVLAKARNTVLITGDDALRRAAADNSVDCHGTCWLIDYLANQSLISFSKAITAYDLIRKNRRNPPSDECKALLAGWKQRQKLE, encoded by the coding sequence GTGGTTGACACAAATACCATTTTTGACCTGCACTATGGAAAGCTGCTCCAGATTACCTTCCGTTTACCCTGTAAATTTCTCATAACCAACTTCATCATTCATGAATTGCGGGATCCCCCGTTCCATGCATTGTCTTCCATGGGATTACTTGTTGAAAAACTCAATTCGGCGGGGGTCAGCGAAATACAAGCGATGATGGCAAAATACGAAGGTCCGTCCTATGAAGACATCTCGGTACTGGTTCTCGCCAAAGCCAGGAATACGGTGTTGATCACGGGAGATGATGCCTTGCGCCGTGCGGCGGCTGATAACAGCGTGGATTGTCATGGGACCTGCTGGCTGATCGATTATCTCGCAAACCAATCCCTGATTTCTTTTTCCAAAGCAATTACAGCGTACGACCTCATACGAAAAAACCGGCGAAATCCACCATCCGATGAATGCAAAGCTCTCCTTGCCGGATGGAAACAACGACAGAAACTGGAATGA
- a CDS encoding radical SAM protein — protein sequence MTNHILLVEPAYYSKFPPIGLLKLSAYHKTKGDTTELIAFEKKDQRIPKKTPQKIYVTSLFSWAWKPVWEAVSFYKKEFPKSEVWLGGIYSSLLPDHANLSGADRIYQGLCSHAENILPDYDLVPEWDGSIIFSSRGCCNKCDFCAVPRLEGKMNSLKKSIQPFVLDRHSKIIFFDNNFLANKYRMDIFKELIDFDKKVDFNQGIDAKLITEPVAKMIASLKLDSTIRLAYDSHDQQKFVKRAVERLLAVGIKKRDIFVYTLFNYRETPDEFLNRVREILNWGTVCYPMRYESLFTIEKNSYVSPNWDAQKIELVQRARRVIGYGGAFPAYQGLVDKFNNASGFQEAFELYEEKKNGAKK from the coding sequence ATGACCAATCATATTCTTCTCGTTGAACCTGCGTATTATTCCAAATTCCCTCCAATTGGTCTCTTAAAGCTCTCTGCATATCATAAGACAAAAGGCGATACTACTGAATTAATTGCTTTTGAAAAAAAGGATCAAAGAATACCAAAAAAGACTCCTCAAAAAATATACGTCACGAGTCTTTTTTCATGGGCATGGAAACCCGTTTGGGAGGCTGTTTCATTTTACAAAAAAGAATTTCCAAAGTCGGAAGTTTGGCTTGGCGGTATATATTCATCCCTTCTTCCCGATCATGCAAATCTTTCCGGTGCGGATAGGATATATCAAGGTCTCTGTTCTCACGCAGAGAACATTTTACCAGATTATGATTTAGTACCAGAATGGGACGGAAGTATAATTTTCTCGTCAAGAGGTTGCTGCAATAAATGCGATTTTTGTGCGGTTCCTCGACTCGAAGGTAAAATGAATTCTCTGAAAAAAAGCATCCAGCCCTTTGTACTGGATCGGCATTCAAAAATTATTTTCTTTGATAACAATTTCCTCGCGAATAAATATCGAATGGATATATTCAAGGAACTTATCGATTTCGATAAAAAAGTAGATTTTAATCAAGGTATTGATGCAAAACTCATCACTGAACCCGTTGCAAAAATGATTGCATCATTAAAACTTGATTCTACTATTCGACTTGCATATGATTCTCATGATCAACAAAAATTTGTAAAAAGAGCAGTTGAGCGTTTACTCGCCGTCGGTATTAAAAAACGGGATATTTTTGTCTATACTCTTTTCAATTACAGAGAGACACCAGATGAATTTCTTAATCGAGTACGTGAAATTCTTAATTGGGGAACTGTTTGTTATCCGATGAGATATGAGTCTCTTTTTACCATTGAGAAAAATTCGTATGTCTCCCCGAATTGGGATGCGCAGAAAATTGAATTAGTCCAACGTGCACGACGTGTAATCGGATATGGTGGAGCTTTTCCTGCATATCAGGGATTAGTAGATAAATTCAATAATGCATCGGGATTTCAAGAAGCTTTTGAGTTATATGAAGAAAAGAAAAATGGAGCAAAAAAATGA
- a CDS encoding MarR family transcriptional regulator, with protein MRVKTIPVFCEEDDECISILVCFGMTRPVARTLVYLLNIKEGTMQEIEVSTGLYESEVSKALKYLEEQGWVRVTGKSPEGKGRVLKNFSLALPAGNILEIIADGKIAEIENQISCIRKMRTFIALGGIAHSGAGSASPNIAGDPPGYRRQPQ; from the coding sequence ATGAGAGTGAAGACCATTCCGGTTTTTTGCGAGGAGGACGACGAGTGTATCAGCATATTGGTTTGTTTCGGCATGACGCGCCCGGTCGCACGGACGCTTGTCTACCTTCTGAATATCAAAGAAGGCACGATGCAGGAGATCGAAGTCAGCACCGGCCTCTACGAATCCGAGGTGAGCAAGGCACTAAAATATCTGGAAGAACAGGGATGGGTAAGGGTTACCGGAAAATCCCCGGAAGGAAAAGGCCGGGTGTTAAAAAATTTCTCGCTTGCTCTTCCGGCAGGAAACATTTTGGAGATCATCGCGGACGGGAAGATAGCCGAGATTGAAAACCAGATCTCCTGTATCCGGAAAATGCGGACGTTTATTGCGTTAGGGGGGATCGCCCACTCAGGCGCCGGAAGTGCCTCCCCGAATATTGCCGGTGATCCGCCGGGTTACCGGCGGCAGCCCCAATGA
- a CDS encoding type II toxin-antitoxin system HicA family toxin, whose translation MNALLRLGFFIDHQKGSHIVLKNTEDTKTIVVPDHPEIDRKTLKSILKQAGIDIQTLLEVLVLLR comes from the coding sequence ATTAACGCCTTATTAAGGCTCGGCTTCTTTATCGATCACCAGAAAGGGAGCCATATTGTCCTGAAAAATACAGAGGACACCAAAACAATTGTTGTCCCCGACCATCCGGAAATTGACCGGAAAACATTGAAATCGATCCTGAAACAGGCGGGAATAGATATCCAGACACTCCTTGAAGTCCTGGTCCTGCTCAGGTAA
- a CDS encoding HIT family protein codes for MDVCPFCHPINEDVIARNNLCFALWDNFPVNKGHALVIPFRHTPDFFSLTPEERAAVCDLVVVCRGLIEENFSPDGYNVGFNVGEAGGQTVFHCHCHVIPRYAGDVPVPRGGVRGVVPRRRGY; via the coding sequence ATGGATGTGTGCCCGTTCTGCCATCCCATTAATGAGGATGTAATTGCCCGCAATAATCTCTGCTTTGCCCTCTGGGACAATTTTCCGGTCAACAAGGGCCACGCCCTCGTCATCCCGTTTAGGCATACGCCGGATTTCTTTTCTTTGACTCCGGAAGAGCGGGCGGCCGTGTGCGATCTTGTGGTTGTCTGTCGTGGCCTGATTGAGGAGAACTTTTCACCGGATGGGTACAATGTCGGTTTTAATGTTGGCGAGGCCGGGGGGCAGACGGTGTTTCATTGTCACTGCCACGTAATTCCGCGATATGCCGGGGATGTGCCGGTACCGAGAGGCGGGGTGCGGGGGGTTGTGCCGAGGAGGAGGGGGTATTGA
- a CDS encoding PDDEXK nuclease domain-containing protein yields the protein MKHKTEITSPGRDLPADYPEFIAILKNRIRSAQLKAALSVNRELIILYWQIGRDLVEKQDFGGWGAKVIDTLARDLQKEFPGTGGFSRTNLYRMRAFYSAYSIPLEIVPQAVGQSICPVPEPILNIPWGHIVILVEKMKDPIQREWYARNILCHGWSRNVLVHQIESGLVHRVGTSVTNFSATLPAPQSDLAREIVRDPYIFDFLGRSAEISERELHISLLEKLRNFLVELGIGFAFLGSEYHLEIGGQDFYLDLLFYHTRLHCYIIIELKVGTFVPEFAGKLNFYLSAADDLLRDPSIDQPSIGILLCREKNRVIAEYALRDMTKPMAVSTYQLGQPLPPGFQDQLPDADRLKEIILMSTVD from the coding sequence ATGAAACACAAAACAGAAATTACCTCTCCCGGGCGGGACCTCCCGGCAGATTATCCTGAGTTTATCGCAATTTTGAAAAACCGGATTCGATCGGCGCAACTGAAAGCCGCCCTGTCAGTAAACCGGGAACTGATCATCCTTTATTGGCAGATTGGCAGGGATTTGGTAGAGAAACAGGACTTCGGGGGCTGGGGTGCGAAAGTCATCGACACGCTTGCCCGGGATCTCCAGAAGGAATTTCCCGGAACGGGAGGTTTTTCCCGTACCAACCTGTACCGTATGCGGGCTTTTTATTCTGCATATTCCATTCCTTTGGAAATTGTCCCACAGGCTGTGGGACAAAGTATCTGCCCGGTGCCAGAGCCAATTCTGAATATTCCGTGGGGTCACATTGTGATCCTTGTCGAGAAAATGAAAGATCCAATACAGCGGGAATGGTATGCCCGGAACATACTCTGTCACGGATGGAGCCGGAACGTGCTTGTTCACCAGATTGAGAGCGGACTCGTGCACCGGGTCGGGACCTCGGTCACCAACTTCTCTGCAACCCTTCCGGCACCGCAGTCAGATCTTGCCCGTGAAATTGTCAGGGATCCGTATATTTTCGATTTTTTGGGACGGAGTGCGGAAATATCCGAGCGTGAACTCCACATCTCTCTTCTTGAAAAACTCCGCAACTTCCTTGTCGAACTCGGGATCGGATTTGCATTTCTCGGGAGCGAGTATCACCTTGAGATCGGGGGCCAGGATTTTTATCTTGATCTGCTATTCTACCATACCCGGCTGCACTGTTACATCATAATCGAGCTGAAGGTCGGAACATTCGTGCCGGAGTTTGCCGGTAAACTGAACTTCTACCTCTCAGCCGCTGATGACCTTCTCCGTGATCCCTCGATAGATCAGCCGAGCATCGGAATTCTCCTGTGCCGGGAAAAGAACCGGGTCATCGCGGAGTATGCACTACGGGATATGACAAAGCCGATGGCCGTTTCAACGTACCAGCTTGGACAACCACTTCCCCCGGGATTCCAGGATCAATTGCCGGATGCGGACCGTTTGAAGGAAATTATCCTTATGTCAACAGTCGATTAA
- a CDS encoding DEAD/DEAH box helicase family protein: MAFIDLNLKKTYSSDVDDILRTFFIPVLKESKDYKRLTGFFSSSSLAAAAEGFGGLIENDGFIKMVMSPKISYKDFEIMKAVNNDPQKFAEAKMLPYLENIEDEFTRDHFFALGWMLANEKIEIRVAIPFDKSTQEMISKDDDPSSIFHQKVAIFTDAEGNRISFSGSVNESASGWQNNIEEGKVFRSWEPGQIDYLKSDIEKFDRFWNDQSPRTIIFELPQAIKKGFIDIAPKKKTEISKILERWESPKKSSINLFDYQTVAIKNWIKNDYKGIFEMATGTGKTFTALGCAKYVIEENEYIFVVIACPYKHLIQQWSHEIQKFGLRYDKLIISDSSNSHWKDELTNALIEQKLKRLKIIIVLTTHRTFASDSFRNIVQLESDTNVISFLIADEVHGIGSDFQKRGLDEYYKYRLGLSATPERFFDDDGTNLLLDYFGPTVYEFTLKDALTKINPATNDFYLTQYRYFPIFVRLSRENLEDYISQTKKIALVYSKTKDPAEEKHILTQLLNKRANIVKNADEKLGQLRKILDGFSQSQKWTIIYCTPQQIDSIMKILSQYSFITHRFTMEEKTSVNKDYGGISEREYILREFANGTYQILVAMKILDEGVDVPPARVAILMASSGNPREYIQRIGRVIRKFPGKQEAVIYDLIVVPTNKDMPPELQVIERKIFDKQLRRCEYISKLALNSSQALSEIYSFNPSHD; this comes from the coding sequence ATGGCTTTTATCGATTTAAATTTAAAAAAAACATATTCATCTGATGTAGATGATATCTTACGTACCTTTTTTATCCCAGTACTAAAAGAATCGAAGGATTACAAAAGATTAACCGGCTTTTTTTCCTCTTCCAGTTTGGCAGCTGCTGCTGAAGGTTTTGGAGGACTAATTGAAAATGACGGCTTTATCAAAATGGTAATGTCTCCAAAAATTAGTTATAAAGATTTTGAAATCATGAAAGCCGTCAATAACGATCCACAAAAATTTGCCGAAGCTAAAATGTTACCATACTTAGAAAATATTGAGGACGAATTTACACGCGACCATTTTTTTGCACTTGGATGGATGTTAGCTAATGAGAAAATAGAAATCCGAGTGGCAATTCCTTTTGATAAAAGTACTCAAGAAATGATTTCTAAGGATGATGACCCTTCAAGTATTTTTCATCAGAAAGTAGCAATTTTTACTGATGCGGAAGGAAATCGAATTTCATTTAGTGGATCAGTTAACGAATCAGCGAGTGGATGGCAAAATAATATTGAGGAAGGAAAAGTTTTTCGAAGTTGGGAACCAGGTCAGATTGATTATTTAAAATCAGATATTGAAAAATTTGATCGCTTTTGGAATGATCAATCTCCTCGTACAATTATCTTTGAATTACCTCAGGCAATTAAAAAGGGATTCATAGATATTGCACCAAAGAAAAAAACCGAGATATCAAAAATATTAGAACGGTGGGAAAGTCCTAAAAAGTCCTCAATAAACCTTTTTGATTACCAAACTGTCGCGATTAAAAATTGGATAAAGAATGATTATAAAGGCATTTTTGAAATGGCCACAGGAACGGGTAAGACTTTTACAGCATTGGGGTGTGCGAAATATGTTATTGAAGAAAATGAATATATTTTTGTCGTAATTGCATGCCCATATAAGCATTTGATTCAACAATGGAGTCATGAAATTCAAAAATTTGGATTACGATATGATAAGTTGATTATTTCGGATAGTAGCAATAGTCATTGGAAAGATGAATTAACAAATGCACTTATAGAACAGAAATTAAAACGATTGAAAATAATAATTGTTTTAACAACTCATCGAACTTTCGCATCTGATTCTTTTCGCAATATCGTACAATTGGAGTCAGATACAAATGTAATTTCTTTTCTTATTGCTGATGAAGTCCATGGGATAGGGTCTGATTTTCAAAAAAGAGGCCTAGATGAATACTACAAATATCGTCTTGGATTAAGTGCAACCCCAGAACGATTTTTCGATGACGATGGAACAAATTTATTACTTGACTATTTCGGGCCAACAGTATATGAATTCACATTGAAAGATGCATTAACTAAGATCAACCCGGCAACAAATGATTTTTATTTAACTCAATACCGCTATTTTCCAATATTTGTTAGACTTTCGAGAGAAAACTTAGAAGATTACATATCTCAGACAAAAAAAATTGCACTAGTATATTCAAAAACCAAAGATCCTGCTGAGGAAAAACATATACTTACTCAACTCTTGAATAAGCGCGCAAATATCGTAAAAAATGCAGATGAGAAATTAGGGCAATTAAGAAAAATTCTTGATGGTTTTTCACAATCTCAAAAATGGACGATAATTTACTGTACACCACAACAAATTGACTCGATAATGAAAATTTTATCTCAATACTCATTTATCACCCATAGATTCACAATGGAGGAAAAAACGAGTGTGAACAAGGATTATGGTGGAATTAGTGAGAGAGAGTATATTTTAAGGGAATTCGCGAACGGAACGTATCAAATTCTAGTGGCGATGAAGATTTTAGATGAAGGAGTTGATGTGCCTCCTGCACGAGTTGCAATTCTTATGGCTAGCAGCGGAAATCCTAGAGAATACATCCAACGAATTGGCCGAGTTATTAGAAAATTTCCGGGGAAACAGGAAGCTGTAATTTATGATCTAATTGTTGTTCCCACAAACAAGGATATGCCTCCAGAGCTTCAAGTTATCGAGAGAAAAATCTTCGATAAACAATTAAGACGGTGCGAATATATCTCGAAATTAGCACTAAATAGTAGTCAGGCTTTAAGCGAAATTTATTCATTTAATCCGTCACACGACTAA
- a CDS encoding winged helix-turn-helix transcriptional regulator, translating into MENHTHRSRVILIVTLFFLMPVAASALPGHEIIVRPGYGFLQVNPPDDVVKISFWELSPGSMILFSLLVISPILVYPAELLFTIRIYYLLGIRRLTKKHLLDHKSRKIIYGLIRKNPGIQLPLLMEASRLNRGTARYHLARLEIAGKITYVVVSGKIMYYENNEHFSKLEIKVIGHMKSDCRSKILFSLLGSTARSRLEISDALGVTGPTVSWHMYRLIHDEITSRQKEGRFMRYTLKPEAVPIVRKYLPPDHTIHPGIGEGCPGRLWGVDVHRG; encoded by the coding sequence ATGGAAAATCATACCCACCGGTCACGGGTTATTCTCATCGTCACCCTTTTTTTTCTCATGCCGGTTGCAGCATCTGCGCTTCCCGGCCATGAGATTATTGTCAGACCCGGGTATGGTTTTTTGCAGGTTAATCCCCCGGATGATGTTGTCAAGATCTCGTTCTGGGAACTTTCGCCAGGGTCCATGATACTATTTTCCCTTCTGGTCATTTCGCCCATCCTCGTGTATCCCGCCGAGCTGCTCTTCACTATCAGGATCTATTACCTGCTTGGCATACGAAGGCTGACAAAGAAGCACCTGCTCGATCATAAAAGCCGCAAGATAATTTATGGGCTTATCCGGAAAAACCCGGGGATCCAGCTCCCTCTTCTCATGGAAGCTTCCCGCCTGAACCGGGGCACGGCCCGGTATCACCTGGCCCGGCTTGAGATCGCCGGGAAAATTACCTATGTCGTAGTATCCGGCAAAATAATGTATTATGAAAACAACGAGCACTTTTCAAAACTGGAGATAAAGGTTATCGGGCACATGAAAAGCGATTGCCGATCGAAAATTCTTTTCAGCCTCCTGGGATCAACGGCCCGTTCGCGCCTTGAGATCTCGGATGCGCTGGGTGTTACCGGCCCCACCGTATCGTGGCATATGTACCGCCTTATCCACGATGAGATCACTTCCCGGCAGAAGGAGGGCAGGTTCATGCGCTATACATTGAAACCGGAAGCCGTTCCGATTGTCCGGAAATACCTGCCGCCCGACCATACCATCCACCCGGGAATAGGAGAGGGGTGCCCGGGGAGACTGTGGGGGGTTGACGTGCACCGGGGGTGA